From Panicum hallii strain FIL2 chromosome 2, PHallii_v3.1, whole genome shotgun sequence, a single genomic window includes:
- the LOC112881903 gene encoding NDR1/HIN1-like protein 12 gives METSKNNLCDMHRSRRRARVLATALLAALLAGAALLAVYLTYRPAKPQVSVSRAAVYQLESAGNSSSSSSAAAPYAIAARVQFTLLLHNPSDRAAVLYDGLLAYVTYRGEPVAPPAELPAVVQERGADLALTPSFGGAEAEPVPVSEITVRALAGDCAARRVLLRLVILGRVRYRSGLFRTGWRDLFVRCDVTTGVGVDAAGAGGVPLIEYPQCFVDA, from the coding sequence ATGGAGACCTCCAAGAATAATCTCTGCGACATGCaccgctcccgccgccgcgcgcgcgtccTCGCCACAGCCCTTCTCGCCGCCCTCCTCGCGGGCGCCGCGTTGCTCGCCGTGTACCTGACCTACCGCCCGGCGAAGCCGCAGGTCTCCGTGTCCCGGGCCGCCGTGTACCAGCTGGAGAGCGCCGGcaactcctcctcctcctcctccgcggcggcgccctaCGCGATCGCGGCGAGGGTGCAGTTCACGCTGCTGCTGCACAACCCGAGCGACCGCGCCGCGGTGCTCTACGACGGCCTCCTCGCCTACGTGACGTACCGCGGGGAGCCGGTGGCGCCGCCCGCGGAGCTCCCCGCGGTCGTCCAGGAGCGCGGCGCCGACTTGGCGCTGACGCCGTCCTTCGGCGGCGCGGAAGCTGAGCCCGTGCCGGTGTCGGAGATCACGGTACGCGCGCTGGCGGGCGACTGCGCGGCGCGCCGCGTGCTGCTCCGGCTCGTCATCCTGGGCCGGGTCAGGTACCGGAGCGGGCTGTTCAGGACCGGGTGGCGCGACCTCTTCGTGCGCTGCGACGTCACCACCGGGGTCGGCGTggacgccgccggcgccgggggcgtGCCGCTGATCGAGTACCCCCAGTGTTTCGTGGACGCCTGA